Genomic window (Roseivirga sp. 4D4):
TATAAGGATAGTCGAAGTGTTGAAGGGTGGCCCCTTAGACAAAGCCAAATTCAATATTGAGCCAGGAATGATCATCGAGAAAATTGATGGTGAGCTGGTTACCCCAGACCGTGATGTAGCGACTTATCTCAATCGAAAATCTGGCAAGTTCACATTACTGGAAATCACAGGTCCTAAAAAATCCGATAGACAACAAATCACGGTGAAGCCGATCACTTTGCGCGCTGAACGTGGGTTACTCTACAATAGATTCGTGAAAATCAATGAGAAAGAAGTAGAGGAAAAGTCAGGTGGCAAGTTGGGTTACGTGCACATCCCTGGTATGAGCGATGGGCCTTATAGGAGCATCTATGAGGATATCATGGGTAAGTACTTTGACCGCAAAGGGATTATTGTGGATACGCGTTTTAATGGGGGTGGAGACCTAGTGGCGGATTTGGCCATGTTCTTTACTGGCGAACCATTCATTACTTACGCCACAGCCGCGAAGGTTGTAGGAGGTGAGCCTACTTCTAGATGGACTAAGCCAACACTAGCACTCTTCAACGAAAGCATGTATTCAGATGGACACTGCTTCGCACAAGGCTATACGGACCTGAAAATAGGTAAGACCATTGGAATGCCGGTTCCGGGTACCTGTAGTTTTGCCGGATGGGAGGGACTTCCTGATGGAGGGCGTTGGGGGGTTGTGCCTGTCAGTGCCAAAGATAAAAGTGGTCGTTGGATGGAAAACCTACAGACGGAACCTACTATTAAATTGAAGAATATGCCTGGAGTTATTGATAAGAATAGAGATCAACAACTGGAACGCGCCATTCAAGAAATGCTGAATGATGTGGGTAACTAGTAAGCCCTATTTGGTGAAGAGTGTTCCAGGGAAGAAGTTACCGTTCGTAAATAATCTTGGTGATTTTTAGGGCTAAATTTTATTTTTTTTAGGATTAATACTTAAAATTAGAAACACACAACACACACTATACACAAGTCAACCTGACGAATACAGTAAAAGTGCTAATGATGATTCTCCATTGAATCGTTATTAGCACTTTTTAGTTTCTGACTTTCTGGACTCTTAGAGGCGTTTGTCATTCTGCCAAATACATCTTTAGCTGTTTTCAGCTAGATGTGAGACCTTGTGTTTCTCTAGATTTATCTCCTTAACTATCCGTTTGATATATGACAATTATGTATTCTACTGTCTTACGAATGCTTCAATTGGTTTCCATATGTTCAGAATTTCTTTTTCTATTCTTAGAAAAATCTATAGATTTAGAATGTGAGGGAGTTAGGTCTCACTCACTCCAACCAAAACACATGTTGAAGAACACATTACAAGAGCATATCTCTGCTCTTGAACATCTAGTTGTAGCGCCAAACAAAACACTTTTGAAATGAAAGAAGTGTCTGTCGGTGTACTCCTCCCATCATCTTCGATATATCCCATCGGGAAACAATTTGAAAAAGGCATCAAATCAGAACTCGCTGATCTTGAGGGAATTGAAGTTGAATTCATTCCCGAGTTCATTGGGCAAGGTGAGGTCAAACAGCTGGAAAATGCCATAGAGAAACTCAAAAGTTACCATTCAGTCGACATCATTACCGGGTGGGTATCTAACAAAGGCTTAATGGAAGTGTCGGAAAAGGTAAAGGGAAATACACCCTACTATATTAACAACCTTGGAGAGCATACACCGGACCCAGCAAAGATACCCAACAACGTAAGATTAAACTCCATTCATCTATGGCAGCAGCTCTGGTCTCTTGGTTATTGGGCTGTAAAAGACCTGGGCAAGAAAGGAATGATTGTAGGGGCGCTTTACGACATGGGTTACTCCTTCAATATGATGCTGGACCAAGGTATGTTGGCAGCTGACAAAGAGAGTCAGTGGTCATTTGCGGTCTGCCCAATGCCCGAGCAGGGACAGTTATCAGACCCTGGTAAAGTATTGGATCACGTTGAACGTGAGCAGCCTGAGTTTTTATTTGCTGCATTCTGTGGCGAGGAGTCAACCCTGTTCTTGGATGAATTTATAAAGCGAGGTCTTCATAAGACGATACCATTATTAGGAACTCCTTATTTATTAGAATCATTTTCTCAAAAGGTAGATGAGCCTTTGAAAATCTACACTACACATTTAAGCTCTCTGGAATTATCGGAGTCTGATATGGACCAAGAATGGATAAAACCTTATGACGTCTTTCATCAATTGGGAAGAGAGACAGGTTTGTGTATAAAAAGTCAGTTGAACGGTTCAAAATCAGTTAGTGATAAACGTGGGCTTTTGAATATGTCAGTGGAGAGCCTGGGAGAAGGCAACCGAGTCTACATTATCGAAAATTCTTACTCGGGGGATAAAGAGTCGATAGAAAGAAAACTCTTGAAAGAAGTGAAGACTACTACTATCCAAGACAAGGATTTACAACAGGCACTTACGCTGAAGTCAGCTGCTTGGCTCAATCCATATTTAGGCATTTAAATAGAATATATATACACACTTAAATCAATTTTAAACCATTTAACACACTTACATCATGGATCCATTTTTAGCAGAGATTATCATGTTTGGCGGCAATTTCGCGCCAAGGGCCTGGGCATTTTGCGATGGCCAATTGCTACCTATTAATCAAAACAGTGCCTTATTTTCACTACTAGGTACTATTTACGGAGGAGACGGACGAACTACATTTGCCTTACCTGATTTGAGAGGTAGAGTTCCAGTTCATCCTGGCACTGGACCAGGGCTTACTACGGTCAAGTTGGGAGAAAGAGGTGGTACAGAAACAAACACCTTAACCTTGAATAACTTACCTAATCACACACACAATGCCACTTTAACGAATGGACAAGCCTTGATCCCAGTGCAGAGCGCTGCAGGAGAGGAAGATGAAGCTAATCCAGCTGCTGGTGTTTTAACGAATACTGGTACGGATAACTATACAAGTTCTGGAGGTAATGCAACCTATGGTGGATCTGCGGTACCAGTTACTGGAACGGTAACGGTTCTTCCTGCAGGTAATCAGCAGCCGGTGAATAATATGCAACCATTTTTGGGTTTGAACTACATTATTGCTTTACAAGGCGTTTTCCCATCACGAAACTAAGAACTCATGCAAAATCCATTTATAGCAACTACAATAATGTTTGCAGGAAATTTCGCTCCGAGATCATGGGCTTTTTGTGACGGTCAGTTAATGCCAATTGCACAGAATACTGCTTTGTTCTCGATTCTGGGAACTACTTTCGGTGGTGACGGACGTACTACCTATGGGCTCCCTGACATGCGAGGTAGAGTGGCTGTACATCCCGGTCACGGTCCTGGTTTATCGTTTCGGAAGTTGGGACAAAGATCCGGTTTAGAAGAGACCACAGTTAATGTTCTGACAATGCCTTACCACACGCATGAAGCAAATTTGACAGGCGCAGAAATGAATGTTCCTGTTCAATCAGCGCCAGGTGAAGAAGATGAGGCCAATCCGGCTGCAGGTGTTCTGACCAATACTGGTACAGATAATTTCACCTCTTCCGGAGGGAATGCCGCATATAATGGAGGAGCCGGTACTCAAGTTGCTGGAACCGTAAGTGTTCAGGCGACTGGTAACGGCCAGGCCTACAATAATATGCAACCCTATTTAGGAGTGAATTTTATTATAGCACTTTTCGGAATATATCCTTCTCGTAACTGATTTAACCATGTGGCCAGGGAAGCTTATTCCTGGCCACTTTTTGATTTTATAACTACCTATTGAAAAGCTTTTATTACAAGAGATCTATCAACTAAATCATCCAGAAAACATGAAACTTACACGTCTCCTTGTCCTAGTCATTTTTTGCCTATTTGGCCTAATTCCTCTGAAAGCACAAAATAATAATGGCTCTATTGATGCCGTTGGCGATATCGCTTTTGTGGCATTTCATGATAATGATGATGGATTCGCCTTCGTGTTGCTCGATGATTGTACCGCTGGTCAGGTCATCAGGTTTATAGATGAAGGGTGGACTGGGTCTGCTTTCGCTTCAGTCTCAAGTGAAGGGGAAGTGACGTGGACCAATTCGACAGGGTCAACCATATCAAAAGGAACCGTAATAACCATCACCGATGCCGATGATAATGGCGCGGGGATTTCAGCAAATCAAGGAACTGCCGTAGAGGCCGAAAGTGGATTTAGCACTGGCGTAACAGCCGAACAAATCTACGCGGTTACAGGCACAAGGGCCTCACCTGGTACATTTTTATCAGCAATTGGAAACTTAGCACTCGATGGTGCTACTGTCGTTACATTGTCGGGTACAGGATTAACTGATGGGACGAATGCCTTAAACTTAGGCGATGGTGAAGCCAGGTATACGGGGAGCACAAGTTTTAGTGGTACTCTGAGTGCCGTTGCCAGTGATGTGAACACATTAGGTTCTTGGAGTATTGCTAGTTTTACCTTTCCTAGTGATGTTGTAGGGGATTTTACTGGATCAACTTTCGGAGGTGATACAGACCCTCCTGTAGTTTCAAGCATTACCGTCAGCGGATCACCTGGTGCAGCTGACGCCTCTATGACTTTCTCAGTAGATTTTGATGAAAACGCTAATAATGTCAGTACCGATGACTTTACGGTTTCTACAGCATCTGGAACAGCCACGGGTACGGTTTCAGCCGTAAGTGCAAGCACAGGAGACCCAATTACAGTTACTGTCAGTTCTATAACAGGTACAGGTTCTATAAGGCTTGACCTCAAGGCTTCAACCAACATCACTGACGACACCGGTAATGGTAATGGGACAAACGGAAATGTTGCGGCATTCAGCTCAGGTGCAACTCACACGGTGGATAGAGATGCCCCCTCAGCCCCCAGCACCCCTGATATGACTACTGCTACAGATTCAGGGAATGAAGAACATACCGCAGGATCCACGTCAGATAATCTAACCAACAATCAGACCCCTACTTTTGAAGGCACTGCTGAGGCGGGTTCTACTGTCAACCTGATTTCAAACGTAGACGGTAATATTGGGAGTGCTACTGCCACAGGTGGTAACTGGAGTATCATGGCTTCAACACTTACAGCGGGTGCACATACCATTACAGCTACGGCTACGGATGCAGCCGGTAATACCTCGGGCTCTTCCTCTGGCTTAAGCATCAATATAGATGTAACACAACCTACGGTGACAATAACTACTACCTCTACAGACCCTACCAATGATAACCCGATTCCGGTTACCATCACCTTCAATTCAGAAGCTGAAAATATGAAGGAGAATGACCTTACGGTTGTGAATGGTACAACTGGTGATTTTGCTTCTGCTGACAGTACTAGCTTTACGGTTAATATTACGCCTGCGGGTAATGGTAATGTACAGGTGTCTGTTGGAGCAGGTAGGGCATTTGATCAGGCAGGGAATAGCAATACAACCTCTAACACGCTGAGTCTCGATTATGATGGAACCGGGCCTACATTGATCAATCAGGCTTTAGCTCAAACCGACTCGGATGATTTACAGGTCACCTATCAAAGTAATGAGACGGGTACGCTTTACTATGTAGTGACTACGAATTCTTCAACACCCACTCAGGCTCAGGTCAAGGCAGGTAACGATCAGTCAGGTACTTCCACTAATGTAGTATCGAGTGGCAATGCAGCGGTGACCGTCACTGGTTCCAATCAGACAATAGCACTGAATGGTCTGACACTGGCTTCTACGACATATCACCTGTTTATTTATGAAGAGGATGCAGTGGGTAATGAAAGTTCTGTGGTCACCAACAGTGCTGCTGTAGATGCTACGGCACCTACATTGACCAATCAGGCCCTTGCCCAGACAGCCAGTAATGCCTTACAGATCACCTATCAGAGTAATGAGACGGGTACGCTTTACTATGTAGTAACTACGAATTCTTCAACACCCACCCAGGCTCAGATCTTGGCAGGTAACGATCAGTCAGGTACTTCCACTAATGTAGTATCGAGTGGCAATGCAGCGGTGACCGTCACTGGTTCCAATCAGACAATAGCACTGAATGGTCTGACACTGGCTTCTACGACATATCACTTGTTCATTTATGAAGAGGATGCAATTAACAATCAAAGTTCTGTTGTGACCAATAGTGCTGCTGTAGATGCTACGGCACCTACATTGACCAATCAGGCGCTTGCCCAGACGGCCAG
Coding sequences:
- a CDS encoding phage tail protein, encoding MQNPFIATTIMFAGNFAPRSWAFCDGQLMPIAQNTALFSILGTTFGGDGRTTYGLPDMRGRVAVHPGHGPGLSFRKLGQRSGLEETTVNVLTMPYHTHEANLTGAEMNVPVQSAPGEEDEANPAAGVLTNTGTDNFTSSGGNAAYNGGAGTQVAGTVSVQATGNGQAYNNMQPYLGVNFIIALFGIYPSRN
- a CDS encoding ABC transporter substrate-binding protein; this translates as MKEVSVGVLLPSSSIYPIGKQFEKGIKSELADLEGIEVEFIPEFIGQGEVKQLENAIEKLKSYHSVDIITGWVSNKGLMEVSEKVKGNTPYYINNLGEHTPDPAKIPNNVRLNSIHLWQQLWSLGYWAVKDLGKKGMIVGALYDMGYSFNMMLDQGMLAADKESQWSFAVCPMPEQGQLSDPGKVLDHVEREQPEFLFAAFCGEESTLFLDEFIKRGLHKTIPLLGTPYLLESFSQKVDEPLKIYTTHLSSLELSESDMDQEWIKPYDVFHQLGRETGLCIKSQLNGSKSVSDKRGLLNMSVESLGEGNRVYIIENSYSGDKESIERKLLKEVKTTTIQDKDLQQALTLKSAAWLNPYLGI
- a CDS encoding phage tail protein; translation: MDPFLAEIIMFGGNFAPRAWAFCDGQLLPINQNSALFSLLGTIYGGDGRTTFALPDLRGRVPVHPGTGPGLTTVKLGERGGTETNTLTLNNLPNHTHNATLTNGQALIPVQSAAGEEDEANPAAGVLTNTGTDNYTSSGGNATYGGSAVPVTGTVTVLPAGNQQPVNNMQPFLGLNYIIALQGVFPSRN